The region TGAAACCCTTCCGGCAGCTTCTGGCGGATGGTCTGCTCGATAACCCTCGGCCCGGCAAAGCCGATGAGGGCCTTGGGCTCGGCGATGTTCAGATCCCCCAGCATGGCGAAACTGGCGGTGACGCCGCCGGTGGTGGGATCGGTCAGGATGGAGATGAAGGGGATGCCCGCCTGCTTCAGCTTGGCCAGGGCGGCCGAGGTCTTGGCCATCTGCATGAGCGACAGGATGCTTTCCTGCATGCGCGCGCCGCCCGAAGCGGAGATGATGAGCACCGGCTGGCGCTGTTTGAGGCCCCGTTCGATGGAGCGGGTGATCTTTTCGCCCACCACGCTCCCCATGCTCCCCCCCATGAAGGAGAAATCGAAGCAGGCGACCTGTACGCCGATCCCCTCGATGGCCCCCTCGACGCAGATGACGGCGTCTTTCGACCCCCCCTTGGCCAGGGCGGCATCGATACGCTCCTGATAGCTCTTGGCATCCTTGAAATCGAGAAAGTCCACCGACTTCATGTCGGCGTCGTACTCCTGCCAGGTCCCGTTGTCCAACAGAATCTCCAGGCGCTTGCGGGCCGGGATGCGGTAATGGTGGCCGCACTTGGGGCAAACGTTGAGGTTGGCTTCGATCTCCTTGCCCAGGATGGTTTCCGAACATCCCTGGCATTTGACCCACATCCCCTCGGGAACCTTGACCTTCTTTTCCGTATTCTTCTCTATCCCTGCCTTGTCCCGATTGAACCAGCTCATAATAACCTCGCGATCTGTCGAAAACGTTACTGAAGTGAATGGGGGTGGTAGCAAAAAAGCGGCAGCCTGTCAAGCAGGCATATCTCAGGCCGAGCCGGAAGAGATGGCCCGTTTCAGCTCGCCGACCAGTTGGCGCAGCTCGTTTTTCAGCCTGGCGCCGGAATGCTTCTCGAGCAGTTTGACGATGGCGCTGCCGACGACGACGCCGTCGGCCATGGCCGCCACCCGGGAGGCCTGCTCCGGGGTGGAGATGCCGAAGCCGG is a window of Geobacter sp. FeAm09 DNA encoding:
- the accD gene encoding acetyl-CoA carboxylase, carboxyltransferase subunit beta gives rise to the protein MSWFNRDKAGIEKNTEKKVKVPEGMWVKCQGCSETILGKEIEANLNVCPKCGHHYRIPARKRLEILLDNGTWQEYDADMKSVDFLDFKDAKSYQERIDAALAKGGSKDAVICVEGAIEGIGVQVACFDFSFMGGSMGSVVGEKITRSIERGLKQRQPVLIISASGGARMQESILSLMQMAKTSAALAKLKQAGIPFISILTDPTTGGVTASFAMLGDLNIAEPKALIGFAGPRVIEQTIRQKLPEGFQRAEYLLDHGMVDAIIPRTEMRPKLASILKMLHRPAA